A genome region from uncultured Methanobrevibacter sp. includes the following:
- a CDS encoding Ig-like domain-containing protein, whose product MKYKKIMLIAIFFVSLLAVSAVSAADNSTGDIVGEEIREVDDSVILTSEIGENTITAEESEDVLGNSPSSYDYSVTVRDASVKYGSSASINIEIDPATGYTNKYDFYLRVYDSNNHLKIEKNYYSTSDGYQITHTISKNQLAAGTYTVKAVNYDDNVVMDTAKLVIKKDSTHVKSSTISAKIGSRVTLKAYVYDSSNSRKNIAGTVKFKINGKTYSAKVKNGYAVVKNVILPLKSKTYKSTVKFSGNKNYKASSSKFNVKTKASNVVFLKKNHSIKIGKYVVKLSSSQYKSLVKAFKKGGAKSIKIVTKYNHPFKYSYLKTVKKYKTTKASKTIYYDYYTVSKNMRANGWSKVSEYTYTKKNPQNKYGIGLSAYTTAVTKWVKVSYKTAYKTKYYPVNAKISLSKSSKIPAIKVYSHGKVLKSRSLAIV is encoded by the coding sequence TTGAAATATAAAAAAATAATGTTGATAGCAATATTTTTTGTAAGTCTCTTGGCTGTTTCAGCAGTGAGTGCAGCCGATAATTCTACAGGAGATATTGTTGGAGAGGAAATAAGGGAAGTTGATGATTCAGTTATTTTAACTTCAGAAATTGGGGAAAATACAATAACTGCAGAGGAAAGTGAAGATGTATTGGGTAATTCACCATCATCTTATGACTACTCTGTTACTGTACGTGATGCATCAGTCAAATATGGTTCAAGTGCTTCAATAAATATTGAAATAGATCCTGCAACAGGATATACAAATAAGTATGATTTCTATTTGAGGGTTTACGATTCAAACAATCATCTTAAAATCGAGAAAAATTATTACAGTACCAGTGACGGTTACCAAATCACCCACACTATTTCCAAAAATCAGCTGGCTGCAGGAACATATACTGTAAAGGCTGTAAACTATGATGACAATGTTGTTATGGATACAGCAAAGCTAGTCATTAAAAAAGATTCAACCCATGTTAAATCAAGTACTATTTCAGCAAAGATTGGTTCTAGAGTCACTTTAAAAGCATATGTTTATGACAGTTCAAACTCAAGAAAAAATATTGCAGGAACAGTTAAATTTAAAATAAATGGAAAAACATACTCTGCTAAAGTCAAAAACGGTTATGCTGTTGTAAAAAATGTAATATTGCCGTTAAAATCGAAAACATACAAATCTACTGTTAAGTTTTCTGGAAATAAAAACTACAAGGCCAGCAGCTCAAAATTCAATGTTAAAACAAAAGCCAGTAATGTTGTATTTTTAAAAAAAAACCATTCCATTAAAATTGGAAAATATGTTGTAAAGCTTTCAAGCAGCCAATACAAATCTTTGGTAAAAGCATTTAAGAAAGGTGGTGCAAAATCAATTAAAATAGTGACAAAATATAATCATCCGTTTAAATACTCTTATCTAAAGACTGTTAAAAAATACAAAACAACTAAGGCGTCAAAAACAATCTATTATGATTATTATACTGTGAGTAAAAATATGAGAGCTAATGGATGGTCTAAAGTATCAGAGTATACTTACACCAAGAAAAACCCTCAAAACAAATATGGTATCGGATTAAGTGCTTATACAACTGCAGTTACCAAATGGGTTAAAGTAAGTTATAAAACAGCTTATAAAACTAAATATTATCCGGTAAATGCTAAAATTTCTTTGTCAAAATCAAGCAAGATACCTGCAATCAAAGTATATTCTCATGGAAAAGTACTTAAAAGCAGATCACTGGCTATAGTTTAG